Below is a genomic region from Pseudomonas frederiksbergensis.
GCGGGCGCTGGTTTTCCATGCTACCGAGTGCAGTCAAGTCCTGATCCAGCACGGTACGGTTTAACCAAAACCCACCCGCGACTCCAGCAAATCCGCCGCGCACAAGGCAATGCGTCGACAGGCGTCCGCCAGTTTCCTGCGATCCACCACCAGGCCCAAGCGAATATGCCCCGCCGCACTCGGCCCGAATGCTTCACCGGCCAGTACCGACACCCCATAACCTTCCAGCAGCCGCTCGGCGAAGTGCTGGGCCGTCAGCCCTGTCTGCCGTACATCGACCATCACGAACATCCCGCCATCGGGGCGGATCGGCCGGATGCCCGGACAATCACTCAAACTGGCGCACACCAGGTCGCGCCGCTGGCGATATTCCTCACGCATCAGCGCCACTTCCGGCAAATCCTCGTCCAGCGCCCATTGCGCGGCGTTCTGAATGAACTCTGGAATGCCGAACAACATGCACAACGACAGGTGCTCCAGATGATCGGCCAGGGTTTTGGGGCCTATCACCCATCCGACCCGCCAGCCGCTCATGGCGTGGGACTTGGACAGGCTGTTGATGGTCGCCGTACGCTCGGCCATGCCCGGCAGGCTGGCCGGGCTGATGTGCTCGCCCTCATACAGCAAATCGCTGTAGACCTCGTCGCTGATCAGCCACAGGTCGTGACGAATACACAGCGATGCCAGTGCCTGCCAGACCCTCAGCGGTAAGCTGGCGCCGGAAGGATTGTTCGGGCTGTTGAGCAGGATCGCGCGGGTTTTCGGGGTGATGAGTGCCGCGACATCCGCCGGATCGACCCGGAAACCGTTCTGCGGGCGCACCGCCACTGGCAGCACTTTCACCCCAATGGCACCGAACACGCCTTCATACGTCACGTACATCGGTTCGGCGATGATCACTTCATCGCCCGGATCGAGCAGGCATTGCGCCACGGAATACACCGCACACTGGGCGCCGGGCATGACGATGATGTGATCGGCACTCACCGCCTGACCACTGCGGCGTCGATGGCGACGGGCGATGCTGTCGCGCAGCCCTTGAGTGCCGCGTACGGGCGGATAGTGAGTGTCACCCGCCACCAGGCTGTCGATGGCGGCCCGGACAATGGGCGCAGGTGTATCAAAGTCAGGATCACCGATCGACAGCAGCAATACGTCGACACCCTGCTCGCGCAATTCCAGCGCTCGATCATGAATCTGCCACGCCGCCGCTCCGTCACCGGCGATGCGTTGGGTCAACGCTGAGTAGCGCATGTGTTCTCCTGTCGCGCGGGTTCCCAGCCTAAACCCTATCTCAAATTGCCAAACGCGGCAGCCTGGCGTTTTAAATCGACGGACGGACACGCCACGCCGATCGACAGAAAACGGCAGCTCAGGCATTTTTCGCGCAACGTCCTACATCCTCTTTCTCGCCTTCACCGAGGATAAAAATCTCGCCTAATCAGAAAATTAGCGCTTATCCGTAAGACCGAGAAACTCACAGACAACTCCTACAAATCTCGAGCACTTGCTCCTACAGCCGTTTCCATAGCGCCTGATTAAAGTACGCCACCTGTAATTTGTGACAGGTTCCAAGGTTGAGAAATCGCGATATAAGAAAACCGTGCTTTCAGCCCGTACAGGTACCTGAAGGTCGGTCGCGCGGACCCCACCCTTAAGAAACAGGAAGATTGCGCCGCGCCCACGCCGTCAATGATGATGAATGGGAGATTCGCTTATGTACCGTTCCACAACTGCTTCAGTTCGATCATCGCCAGCCCCGGTCAACCTCCAGCCACAGCAACCCCCGCCACCCGAGGCGATCACGCTGACGGCCAGGGAAAAAGAAGTCTTGACGTGGGGCGTGGCCGGTAAGTCGTCCTGGGAAATCGCCCAGATCTGCAGCTGCAGCGAGGCTGGCGTGAATTACCACTTTTGCAATATCCGTCGAAAATTCGGCGTGAGATCGCGCTGGGCCGCCATGGCCAAGGCGCTGGAACAAGGCTTGATCCAATCGTCTTGAATCGGTCTCTCTTCAGCGGTCAGCGTGTCATTGACCCTTGTTGAGATTTTTCATGAAGCTGGAACAGACGCCCCGCCCCACACCGTCTCACCTCTCCCGCGACCATGCCTGTGACGATACGCCCGTGTCGCACAGGCATCGCCCCTACCAACCGCTGCGCATCATCCTCGCCGATGACCATCCGGTGGTGCTGATGGGGGCTGAAATGGCCCTGCGTGCGTCTTGCAAATCGACGTTCTCCATTGTCGCACTGGCCAGCAACGCCGATGAACTCATCGAGCACCTGGAACGCACGCCGTGTGACCTGGTGATCAGCGACTACTCGATGCCCTACGGGCGTTTCCCCGATGGTCTGGCGCTGATCGGGTACTTGAGGCGTCATTTCGGGCACATTCCGCTGATCGTGATGACCATGCTGCGTAATCCTTCGTTGTTGCAAGCGTTGCTCAACACCGGCGTGAGCGGCGTGTTCGACAAGCGCAGCCCCATGGGCGAGCTGAAACAGGCAGTACAAACGGTGATCAAGGGGCGTCGACACCTGTGCCCTACGTTTGCCGGGATCCTGAAGGCCCAGTGCCTGCCCTCCTCCAGCACTGGCGCGCCATTGGTGAGCCTTTCCGAGCGAGAACTGGAAGTGGTCCGACTGTTTGTTCAGGGCTTGTCAGGCCGGCAGATCGCGGCGCAACTGAACCGCAGCGAAAAAACCATCAGCCGACAAAAACGCACCGCCATGGACAAGTTGGGACTTGGCCATGACGGTGGGTTGGTGGAGTTTGCGCGGGTGAGTGGATTGTGGGGGTGAGTCCTCTACAACACAACGAACTTGCTCGAGTGGGTATCTCGATAATTAGGGTTTAAAACCTGCTGTCGTTTTTCCTGATTTCTTCGATTCGATTCTTTTTCTCCCAAGCTTCTTTCTGCTTCTGCTGTTCAGTTATTGGTGCCGGTTGTTTTGGTCTGGGCGATTTTTTGTCAGAGATCTGAGTTGAAACTTTTTGCTTAGTTGATGTATTAGTGACTGGCATTTCAATAGCTGGATTTTTAACTTTCGCCTGCTTGAATGCCATATCGAATGTTTCCTGTGAAGAGTTGGGTGCGACATATCTATCGAGACGCGCCTCTCTGGCCAAGGTTTGTGGAGCGCGTTCAGGAGAACGCGAATAGTCCGGTGTTATAGAACGGGCCCTTGCCGAAGGCTGACGCACGGTTGGTCTTGAAGGTCGAGTAGACACAGAAAGTTTTCCCAACTCATCGGTGACGTTCACTAATTGTCGAGAACCACGGCCTGCTGTTTTCGCGGCATTTGAACCAACCCTACTGGCCACCGCTCCGACTACATCGTCGCCGCCAGCGTACATAAACAACATAGCAAGCCTGGAAAAAACTGAGTGCCCTGTTTCATCCTTGAATCGAACCGGATTCCCCAAACAATACATATACGCATTCAATCCCCCGACACCAAACGGGCTCCAGCTATCGGGGCCATGAAACCGCATCAACAACGGATTGAACGCCCGATACCCATTACCCAACAAGTACCACCCGGTTTGCGCTTCCCGTCGTTCGCCGTTGTAACCCAAATGACCGCTCACGGCCGGGTCAGCCCCACGATGGCCGTACGCCGAATACACCACTTCGCTACGCCCATCCTGGCTGAGTTCGCACAGCACGCTGTTCTTGTCATCACTGGCCAGCAACAGGGACTTTGGGCCAGCACCTGCCTGGAGCTCGGCGAGCACAATCCCGTCGGCTCTTACAAAGGTACTGTTGTTGGCACCCTTGATCTGGTTGGCCAATTCACCGCCCTGGTAAAAACGCTGTTCATTGCCGCCAGAAGTGCCAAGGCCGCTAAGCGTGTCCAGCGAGTCATAGTGATAGTCGGTGGCCGTTTCACCAGCCTGGGCGCTGACGCTGATCAGACGCCCCAGGCTGTCGTAACCCAAAATACGACCGACTTCGTCGCGCAGCAGATTCCCGTCGGCGTCGTACGTAAAGTCGATTCTAGGCGGATAAAGCGGATCGCCAGGTAGCGCCGGACTCAATTGATTGGTGAGCGCGGTCAACTGGCAAGGATCGTCGGCGTTCGTGTATTCGAAGTAGATCGAATGACGGCCGCCGTCAAAGGTGGTCTCCACAAAGTCCAGATTGTCCTGCGCATCAAAACCAAAAAGCTGGCCCTTGATGACTTTGCCATAAGGGTCTTCTGGCAGTTGACTGCCTCTGCAGTTGTAGTCGACCAGGCGTCCGCGTTCGTCATAAGCGTAGGTTTCGTCACGCAACGTCCCGCTGCCCTGCATCAACGTGCGCTGAGTCAGCCTGTCCACCTCGTCGTAGGTCTGGCTCAGGGTTTGTGTGATCTGATTGCCCAGGTCGAATGTACGCAGCACCTCACGGCCAAAATCATCGTACTCAAGGTCGATCTTCAGCCGCTGCGCTCCATCGACGGTTTCAATCGTCTTGAGTTGCGCCAGATCGTCATAGATGAATGTCGAGCGTGTGTCCCCAAGACGGGTGGCGATCAACTGGGCACGTGCGTTGTATTCATACTCCTGGGATTGCCCGAGGACATCGGTATACCTCATCAAGCGTGCCTGCCGGCTGTACTCGTAATACATGACCCGCGTGACTTCGCCGGTCTGCTCACGGCGTTCACTTTTCAGTTCACCGGTGCTGAAATACTCACGTGCAAGGCTATGTTTGATGCCTGACGGGTCAACTTCTTCAGTGGTCTTCAGACGCGCGTTCTGGGCGTCATAGGTAAAGATCGCGGTACTCTCCAGCGCAATCCGCTGTTCTGGATCTTCGCCCAGCTCCGGCCGATACACGTAACCGGTTTCCACCCCGCTGGGACGCTTGACGCTTTTCGGCTGGCTTTGTCCCGGGTCGAAGGTATAGACACTTTTCCGCCCGCCGGTAATGGACACGGTCATCCGATCGAGCCCGTCAAAACCCTGTTCCCCCAGCGCAACACCGTTGACACTGATCTTCACCGGAAGGTCTTCGCTGCTGTGCCCGGCATACTGGCGCTCGACTTCGTTGCTGTCCGGCAACACGGTTTTGGTCATTCGATCAAAACCATCGTACTCATAACGTGTCCAGTTGCCGGCAGCGTCGTACTCCTCGGCGGTACGCCCCGCCCCGTCGTATTGATAAACATGCTCGCTGATCTGCTGGCCGCTCAGGTCGATACGTCTGACGCTGTCGGGCTTGTCGAACAGGTTATTGGACGTGACGGTTTTACCCATGCCTTCGAGCCGCGGCGAGAGTAGAAGCCTGGTGCTGCCGACCGACGACAAGGCTTCCTGGCGTTTCGACTATGTCCCCGAGAGCGGGCTGACCTGCCTCAAGCATGTCTACACCCCCACCGGCGGCCATGAGACCGTTACTTATTCGGGCCGCCCGCATTACTTTCCGGGCGTGGCCGGGCGTACCCTGCCACGGGTGCAAGCCCACGTGCGCGACCCCGGTTTCGGCCAGCCAGCCAGCGAAACCCGTTACGAGTACGACGCCCAGGACCGTAACTTTGTGGGCTTCGGCAGCGGTCTGTCCTGGAGCGACGATGGCCTGGACAACCTTTATAAAGTGCGCTCCGCGTATGAGTACGAAACCAAAGAAATCCTCTGGGACGCCTCGGCCGGCAAAGCGGTGCGTGAAACAAAACGGGTGTTCAACCGCCTGCATCTGTTGACCCTGGAAGAAACCACGCAATACAGCAGCGATCCGGCGAAAAATACCCTGCAGACCACCGCAACCGACTACCACTTCGATCCGAGCCTGGACTTCAAGGACCAGCCACCTTTTTGCCAGCTGCCAAAAACCGTGACCCAGACCTGGCGCCACGCCAGTGCCAC
It encodes:
- a CDS encoding pyridoxal phosphate-dependent aminotransferase codes for the protein MRYSALTQRIAGDGAAAWQIHDRALELREQGVDVLLLSIGDPDFDTPAPIVRAAIDSLVAGDTHYPPVRGTQGLRDSIARRHRRRSGQAVSADHIIVMPGAQCAVYSVAQCLLDPGDEVIIAEPMYVTYEGVFGAIGVKVLPVAVRPQNGFRVDPADVAALITPKTRAILLNSPNNPSGASLPLRVWQALASLCIRHDLWLISDEVYSDLLYEGEHISPASLPGMAERTATINSLSKSHAMSGWRVGWVIGPKTLADHLEHLSLCMLFGIPEFIQNAAQWALDEDLPEVALMREEYRQRRDLVCASLSDCPGIRPIRPDGGMFVMVDVRQTGLTAQHFAERLLEGYGVSVLAGEAFGPSAAGHIRLGLVVDRRKLADACRRIALCAADLLESRVGFG
- a CDS encoding LuxR family transcriptional regulator, whose protein sequence is MYRSTTASVRSSPAPVNLQPQQPPPPEAITLTAREKEVLTWGVAGKSSWEIAQICSCSEAGVNYHFCNIRRKFGVRSRWAAMAKALEQGLIQSS
- a CDS encoding response regulator transcription factor, whose amino-acid sequence is MKLEQTPRPTPSHLSRDHACDDTPVSHRHRPYQPLRIILADDHPVVLMGAEMALRASCKSTFSIVALASNADELIEHLERTPCDLVISDYSMPYGRFPDGLALIGYLRRHFGHIPLIVMTMLRNPSLLQALLNTGVSGVFDKRSPMGELKQAVQTVIKGRRHLCPTFAGILKAQCLPSSSTGAPLVSLSERELEVVRLFVQGLSGRQIAAQLNRSEKTISRQKRTAMDKLGLGHDGGLVEFARVSGLWG
- a CDS encoding RHS repeat domain-containing protein, whose product is MGKTVTSNNLFDKPDSVRRIDLSGQQISEHVYQYDGAGRTAEEYDAAGNWTRYEYDGFDRMTKTVLPDSNEVERQYAGHSSEDLPVKISVNGVALGEQGFDGLDRMTVSITGGRKSVYTFDPGQSQPKSVKRPSGVETGYVYRPELGEDPEQRIALESTAIFTYDAQNARLKTTEEVDPSGIKHSLAREYFSTGELKSERREQTGEVTRVMYYEYSRQARLMRYTDVLGQSQEYEYNARAQLIATRLGDTRSTFIYDDLAQLKTIETVDGAQRLKIDLEYDDFGREVLRTFDLGNQITQTLSQTYDEVDRLTQRTLMQGSGTLRDETYAYDERGRLVDYNCRGSQLPEDPYGKVIKGQLFGFDAQDNLDFVETTFDGGRHSIYFEYTNADDPCQLTALTNQLSPALPGDPLYPPRIDFTYDADGNLLRDEVGRILGYDSLGRLISVSAQAGETATDYHYDSLDTLSGLGTSGGNEQRFYQGGELANQIKGANNSTFVRADGIVLAELQAGAGPKSLLLASDDKNSVLCELSQDGRSEVVYSAYGHRGADPAVSGHLGYNGERREAQTGWYLLGNGYRAFNPLLMRFHGPDSWSPFGVGGLNAYMYCLGNPVRFKDETGHSVFSRLAMLFMYAGGDDVVGAVASRVGSNAAKTAGRGSRQLVNVTDELGKLSVSTRPSRPTVRQPSARARSITPDYSRSPERAPQTLAREARLDRYVAPNSSQETFDMAFKQAKVKNPAIEMPVTNTSTKQKVSTQISDKKSPRPKQPAPITEQQKQKEAWEKKNRIEEIRKNDSRF